The Niastella koreensis GR20-10 genome includes a window with the following:
- a CDS encoding M12 family metallopeptidase produces the protein MNKSSKAEEALTRIVKIANEALGDTTNEKDYKSMPEEIGCSIKMLPAHLLEKAAETAVKVYPVNRPLIESSREMAAELIADPMKLTLLTTKYWGPSPRKLTVSFMESTPADLRRRIVSHMNAWSKTACISFVETSANGNVRISRGDGGYWSYLGTDILHVPKNNQTMNLQGFTMNTQESEFHRVVRHETGHTLGFPHEHMRLSIINRIDKEKAYEYFERTQGWDQATVDQQVLTPLSEKSIMGTPADQTSIMCYQLPGSITKDGKPIVGGTDINETDYKFAARVYPKPFNGSHAMEYGTEAYQDAWTEEQDVSETEIEESIKSSLIK, from the coding sequence ATGAACAAATCAAGCAAGGCCGAAGAGGCTTTAACCCGCATTGTAAAGATCGCTAATGAAGCGCTTGGTGATACAACCAACGAGAAAGATTATAAAAGTATGCCTGAGGAGATCGGATGCTCCATTAAAATGCTCCCGGCACATCTTCTTGAAAAAGCTGCTGAAACAGCCGTTAAGGTATATCCTGTAAACAGGCCGCTGATAGAGTCTTCAAGAGAAATGGCTGCAGAATTGATAGCCGATCCAATGAAGCTGACGTTGCTTACTACAAAATACTGGGGCCCTTCTCCCCGCAAGCTAACGGTAAGCTTTATGGAATCTACGCCAGCGGACCTGAGAAGGCGGATTGTAAGTCATATGAATGCATGGTCAAAAACAGCCTGCATTTCTTTTGTAGAAACATCGGCGAATGGCAATGTAAGAATATCCAGAGGTGATGGAGGATACTGGTCTTATCTTGGGACAGACATTCTGCACGTTCCAAAAAATAATCAAACCATGAATTTACAGGGGTTCACCATGAATACGCAAGAGAGTGAATTTCATAGAGTGGTAAGGCATGAAACGGGGCATACGCTTGGGTTTCCCCACGAACACATGAGACTGTCTATTATAAACAGGATCGATAAGGAAAAAGCGTACGAATATTTTGAAAGAACACAGGGTTGGGACCAGGCAACAGTAGATCAGCAAGTGCTTACTCCTTTAAGCGAAAAATCAATTATGGGTACGCCGGCAGATCAGACTTCCATCATGTGTTATCAATTACCCGGATCCATTACCAAAGACGGTAAACCAATAGTGGGTGGTACAGATATCAATGAAACGGATTATAAATTTGCAGCCAGGGTTTATCCGAAACCTTTCAACGGGTCTCATGCCATGGAATATGGAACTGAAGCTTACCAGGATGCGTGGACCGAAGAGCAGGATGTGAGTGAAACCGAAATTGAAGAATCGATTAAGTCCAGTTTGATAAAGTAG
- a CDS encoding zinc-dependent metalloprotease → MKRFMMAAALLCAMESIAQKKDIKQDSVPAAQKADTARVVVVKPYDKLINAKVNTRKGLFTVHRTEDSYYLEIPDSLLGREILLVSRLAKSPINGLGGARGESYFAGDEIDERVIEFEKGPSNKIFLRSISYTVRSTDSSENGMYRSVLNSSVQPILAAFPVKAYNEKNPATVIDITETVNSDNSIFSIVGRAKLQFKVSALQRDRSYIQSIKTFSQNVEIKSVKTYLSAADPTGNPLTFELNNSLVLLPKVPMKPRYADARVGFFGTGYVDFDTDPQGVTNTTMITRWRLEPRPEDREKYLRGELVEPQKPIVIYIDPSTPRKWVPYLMQGVNDWQTAFEKAGFKNAIMAKEAPRDDSTWSLEDATHSAIVYKPSEIPNASGPHVHDPRSGEILETHINWYHNVMSLVHNWYMIQAGAIDPKAGKMEFDDQLMGQLIRFVSSHEVGHTLGLMHNFGSSSTVPVDSLRNKKWVEAHGHTPSIMDYARFNYVAQPEDNITESGIFPRIGDYDTWAIEWGYKMFPDFNNLKEEKTFFNKWVIDSLSGNHRLWYGPQVVFGSIDPRSQNEDLGDDAVKAGTYGIMNLKRILPKLPEWTRTPNEGYENLGTMYSALISQLGNYTRHVVTIVGGMYINAKTVEEKGDPYIPVPKTRQKQAVAFLNEQVFQTPQWLFNKEIASKRSVAGDVTRLGVSVLMSLLSSADRIQRNNRTFGEADNYSLPEFFNDVKKGVWNELTTGAAINAYRRDLQTTYLNYFLEMIKMPADKPVGILQVEQVALARQHLAALQKEIKAALVLEKDVVSKAHLQFSSERIEEALRAKK, encoded by the coding sequence ATGAAAAGATTCATGATGGCCGCAGCTTTGCTGTGCGCTATGGAAAGTATTGCACAAAAAAAAGATATAAAGCAGGATTCTGTTCCTGCCGCTCAAAAAGCTGATACAGCCAGGGTGGTTGTTGTAAAACCATATGATAAACTGATCAACGCTAAAGTAAACACCCGGAAAGGTTTGTTTACTGTTCATAGAACCGAAGACAGTTATTACCTGGAAATTCCTGATAGTTTGCTGGGCCGGGAAATTTTGCTGGTAAGCCGGCTGGCCAAATCACCAATAAATGGTTTAGGGGGCGCCAGGGGCGAATCTTATTTTGCAGGCGATGAAATTGATGAAAGAGTGATCGAATTTGAAAAGGGGCCTTCCAATAAGATCTTCCTGCGCAGTATTTCTTATACGGTACGTTCAACCGATTCTTCCGAAAATGGCATGTACCGGTCGGTACTTAATTCGAGTGTGCAACCTATTCTGGCTGCTTTCCCGGTAAAAGCGTACAATGAGAAAAATCCTGCCACGGTGATCGATATTACCGAAACAGTAAACAGCGATAACAGCATTTTTTCGATTGTGGGCCGGGCAAAATTGCAGTTCAAAGTAAGTGCATTGCAACGCGACCGTTCCTATATCCAATCCATAAAAACATTCTCACAGAATGTGGAGATCAAATCAGTAAAAACCTATTTATCGGCAGCTGATCCTACCGGAAACCCGCTCACCTTTGAATTGAATAACTCGCTGGTGTTGTTACCGAAGGTACCCATGAAGCCGCGTTATGCCGATGCGCGGGTAGGATTTTTTGGTACCGGCTATGTTGATTTCGATACAGATCCGCAGGGCGTAACCAATACCACCATGATCACCCGCTGGCGCCTGGAGCCCAGGCCGGAAGACAGAGAGAAATACCTGCGTGGTGAACTGGTGGAACCGCAAAAACCAATTGTGATCTATATTGACCCATCTACACCCAGGAAATGGGTGCCTTATTTAATGCAGGGTGTGAACGACTGGCAGACCGCCTTTGAAAAAGCAGGTTTCAAAAATGCCATTATGGCTAAAGAAGCGCCTCGCGACGACAGCACCTGGAGCCTGGAAGATGCAACGCATTCCGCCATTGTTTACAAACCTTCCGAAATCCCAAATGCTTCAGGTCCGCACGTACATGATCCCCGCAGCGGTGAAATCCTGGAAACCCACATTAACTGGTACCACAACGTTATGAGCCTTGTGCATAACTGGTATATGATCCAGGCGGGCGCTATTGATCCCAAAGCAGGAAAGATGGAGTTTGATGATCAGTTAATGGGACAGCTTATCCGCTTTGTATCTTCCCATGAAGTAGGCCATACCCTGGGGCTCATGCACAATTTTGGTTCCTCTTCTACTGTACCTGTTGATAGCCTGAGAAATAAAAAATGGGTTGAAGCGCATGGCCACACGCCCTCCATTATGGATTATGCCCGGTTTAACTATGTAGCGCAACCGGAAGATAATATTACCGAATCCGGCATTTTCCCCCGCATTGGTGATTATGATACCTGGGCCATCGAATGGGGCTATAAAATGTTTCCCGACTTTAACAACTTAAAGGAAGAAAAAACATTTTTTAATAAATGGGTGATCGACAGCTTATCAGGCAATCACCGGTTGTGGTACGGGCCGCAGGTGGTTTTCGGGTCCATTGATCCCAGAAGCCAGAATGAAGACCTGGGTGATGATGCCGTAAAAGCAGGTACGTACGGGATCATGAACCTTAAACGTATTCTGCCTAAATTACCTGAGTGGACCAGAACGCCCAATGAAGGATACGAAAATCTGGGTACCATGTACAGCGCTTTGATAAGTCAACTGGGGAATTACACCAGGCATGTGGTCACCATTGTAGGCGGGATGTATATCAATGCTAAAACAGTGGAAGAAAAGGGAGATCCTTATATTCCGGTGCCCAAAACACGCCAGAAACAGGCGGTGGCATTCCTGAACGAGCAGGTGTTTCAAACTCCACAATGGTTATTCAACAAAGAGATCGCTTCCAAACGTTCAGTTGCAGGCGACGTTACCAGGTTAGGCGTGAGTGTGCTTATGAGTTTGCTGAGTTCGGCAGACAGGATCCAGCGCAACAACCGCACATTTGGGGAAGCAGACAATTATTCCTTGCCTGAATTTTTCAATGATGTTAAGAAAGGAGTGTGGAATGAGTTGACAACCGGTGCAGCGATCAATGCTTACCGGCGTGATCTGCAAACAACTTATCTTAATTATTTTTTGGAAATGATTAAAATGCCTGCAGATAAACCGGTTGGGATTTTACAGGTAGAGCAGGTTGCATTGGCAAGACAACATCTGGCTGCCCTGCAAAAGGAAATCAAAGCCGCGCTGGTGCTTGAAAAAGACGTCGTAAGCAAAGCGCATTTGCAATTCAGCAGTGAAAGGATTGAAGAGGCATTGCGTGCTAAAAAATAA
- a CDS encoding SDR family NAD(P)-dependent oxidoreductase has product MNTCLLQNFVSLNATMMNELKHKRIALITGANQGVGFQVAKELVADGVTVLVGSRNLANGRTAAEKIGAGAIALQLDVTDRVSLATAAAYIRKEFGRLDLLINNAAISNIRKTQLGLTLQESIEEGCASKVSLDEVRAVWETNVFGTLAVYQAMLPLLRESSDARIVNVSSGIGSLTSMSDPTNFYHKGYGVVYPGSKTAQNAISLAMMIELEDSNIKINLVSPGFTKTNLNGYEGTESLEDGSREVVRVALLGPDGPTGTFTRWPNQAIPW; this is encoded by the coding sequence ATGAATACCTGCCTGCTTCAGAATTTTGTGTCATTAAATGCAACTATGATGAATGAGTTAAAGCACAAACGTATCGCTCTTATTACCGGAGCCAACCAGGGCGTCGGCTTTCAGGTGGCAAAAGAACTGGTAGCAGACGGCGTAACCGTATTGGTTGGTTCAAGAAATTTAGCCAACGGCCGTACAGCCGCGGAAAAGATTGGAGCTGGCGCAATCGCACTCCAACTGGATGTGACCGACCGGGTATCCCTTGCCACGGCCGCCGCTTATATCCGGAAAGAATTTGGCCGGCTCGACCTGCTCATCAATAACGCAGCCATCTCTAATATCCGGAAAACGCAATTGGGATTGACGTTGCAGGAGTCTATTGAAGAAGGCTGTGCCAGTAAAGTATCGCTGGATGAGGTGCGCGCAGTCTGGGAAACCAATGTATTCGGCACCCTTGCAGTCTATCAGGCCATGCTGCCACTTTTGCGGGAATCATCCGATGCCCGGATTGTCAACGTCTCCAGCGGTATCGGCTCCCTCACCAGTATGTCTGATCCAACCAACTTCTACCATAAGGGTTATGGCGTCGTATATCCCGGATCGAAGACTGCACAAAATGCCATTTCACTGGCGATGATGATAGAACTGGAAGACAGCAACATCAAAATCAACCTGGTTTCTCCTGGTTTTACCAAAACCAATCTTAATGGCTATGAAGGAACCGAATCTCTGGAAGACGGCTCAAGAGAGGTGGTCCGCGTAGCATTGCTCGGTCCAGACGGCCCTACGGGCACCTTCACGCGCTGGCCCAATCAGGCTATTCCCTGGTAA
- a CDS encoding cytochrome P450, which produces MITKRHKYQLPEGYSLLQCILRARAFLKDPVKWISNNMDRFGGTYTAAIGFKRKLILTQHPGFISHVLKENHKNYQKSTISTDAGATYLGNGILFSNGAFWLQQRRLIQPAFHREKLQALQFVIIKTIKESIEKCPTGNAVDIYPFVHSVSFQVLLRSIFDIPLSPDTFREITGLFGNIQEFLFTDTNQPARRLLYPFTGERRSTARKTQRLRSIIRDVIHQRKSSGESKGDLLDMLLNSTYEDTGESMGEEQIINELVVLIFAGHETTANTLCWLLYLLTSHPPVLQQLQADLIETSLPDALTNERLKATISEAMRLYPAAWMTERVTLAADSFGPYTFPAGTIIIPFFYGLHRNEQLWENASLFNPERFMHSEKTAWAGHYFPFGAGPRMCVGNHFAMAEMCFFLHAFLTTFQLQSTGHVPSMKALISLRPDKVILNIKKRVLDKAAV; this is translated from the coding sequence ATGATCACCAAACGCCATAAGTACCAATTGCCTGAAGGGTATTCATTACTTCAGTGTATACTGCGGGCGCGCGCCTTTTTAAAAGATCCGGTAAAATGGATCTCCAACAATATGGACCGCTTTGGCGGAACCTACACGGCCGCCATTGGTTTCAAAAGAAAACTCATTCTAACCCAGCACCCCGGGTTCATCAGTCATGTATTAAAAGAGAATCATAAGAACTATCAAAAATCTACCATTTCCACAGATGCCGGCGCCACGTACTTAGGGAATGGGATCCTTTTTTCCAACGGCGCTTTTTGGTTACAGCAACGAAGACTGATACAACCGGCTTTTCACCGGGAGAAGCTGCAGGCACTGCAATTTGTAATTATAAAAACCATCAAAGAGTCGATCGAAAAATGCCCTACCGGGAATGCGGTTGATATTTACCCCTTTGTTCACAGCGTATCCTTCCAGGTATTACTAAGATCGATATTCGATATCCCCCTTTCACCAGACACCTTCAGGGAGATCACCGGGCTTTTCGGCAACATCCAGGAGTTCTTATTCACCGATACCAACCAGCCGGCACGCCGGTTGTTGTACCCGTTTACCGGAGAGCGGCGCAGCACGGCACGAAAAACACAACGGTTAAGGTCCATTATCAGGGATGTTATTCACCAAAGAAAATCCAGCGGCGAATCAAAAGGCGACTTGCTGGATATGCTTTTGAACAGCACCTATGAAGACACGGGGGAAAGCATGGGGGAAGAACAGATCATTAACGAATTGGTGGTGCTTATTTTCGCCGGACATGAAACAACGGCTAATACCCTGTGCTGGCTTTTATACCTGCTGACCAGCCATCCTCCCGTTCTTCAACAGTTACAGGCTGACCTGATCGAAACCAGCCTGCCCGATGCATTGACCAATGAGCGGCTGAAAGCGACCATTAGTGAAGCTATGCGGTTATACCCCGCCGCCTGGATGACGGAACGGGTAACCCTTGCAGCAGACAGTTTTGGACCCTATACTTTTCCTGCGGGAACAATTATTATCCCGTTTTTCTATGGGCTGCACCGGAATGAACAGCTATGGGAAAACGCTTCCCTGTTCAACCCCGAAAGATTTATGCATAGCGAAAAAACAGCCTGGGCCGGCCATTATTTCCCATTCGGGGCAGGCCCCAGGATGTGCGTGGGAAATCATTTTGCCATGGCCGAAATGTGCTTCTTCCTGCATGCTTTTTTAACAACATTTCAGCTGCAATCAACGGGTCATGTTCCTTCTATGAAAGCGCTCATTTCCCTGCGGCCCGACAAGGTGATCCTAAACATTAAAAAAAGGGTGTTGGATAAAGCTGCCGTCTAA
- a CDS encoding phospholipase D-like domain-containing protein gives MSSSITKAIAYTNGEIAYLSWEISGMIKGCLGFEITRLYPDDPENNVVLPAWVAFKGQVNKDWKPQNTSVWPIQKLNWRDLTLRRSRNSLVRHPEEVGGKPVRVRYLIRPVVAYQAGLQAVNPDLPVTYTGAPVKLSYLDEGLTTNIFEVGVQYGSVRATFTNGILSTQWLTHTLQEQKATYSSIRAAINDPKSDIRAYLTGDVLDSLTMLMNRAKANPKATLKMALYELDDDELIQSILANKSKVEIVLSNTSLNKTKGWDAENAPAREKLKTSGVKIYDRMFNNNGHIGHNKFVVYLENGKPLSVLTGSTNWTPNGLCAQSNNAVVVDSPELAKHYNDYFERLKKDNAGFTVPDPLSVGTNNVQGAAFRSSNMPPTAPVVLADGTQLTVWFSPNTVEKAPVKTKTPPDLAQVYSLMRKAEKAIFFAVFLPGLSNDTSSDVMTNIITEAISIGQKDSSLLVYGSISSPMAMPNYEQGKPTAPIFEQGHLHVVQAVAITQNDIIGDFEAELLSAGQAIIHDKIVVIDPFSENAIAVFGSHNAGFKASYGNDENLIIVQNNPALVQAYAVHVLDIYEHYHTRAVLQEQQASGKQPWDGYLSTEDSWLSYSLSHKTDLSDYMCGKPIAATTPVSTPVKATPQIKAVKKRAVKSATKKRSAPAGKKKIARKRAAKNAVAKKVVTKKAVKKKSVKKVARKIKSRKK, from the coding sequence ATGAGCAGTAGTATAACAAAGGCGATTGCATACACTAATGGCGAAATCGCTTATTTGTCCTGGGAGATCAGCGGTATGATCAAAGGCTGTCTCGGTTTTGAGATCACCCGTCTCTATCCCGATGACCCCGAGAATAATGTTGTATTGCCTGCCTGGGTAGCTTTTAAAGGCCAGGTAAATAAGGACTGGAAACCTCAAAACACTTCGGTGTGGCCCATCCAAAAATTGAACTGGCGAGATCTGACGCTTAGGAGAAGCCGGAATTCGCTGGTCCGTCATCCGGAAGAAGTAGGAGGAAAACCTGTTCGTGTCCGGTACCTGATCAGGCCCGTCGTCGCCTACCAGGCCGGGCTGCAGGCCGTAAACCCCGATCTTCCCGTTACCTATACCGGTGCGCCCGTCAAACTTTCTTATTTAGATGAGGGGCTTACCACCAATATTTTTGAGGTCGGGGTTCAGTATGGTAGCGTTCGCGCCACGTTCACGAACGGAATCTTATCAACGCAGTGGCTAACCCATACCCTGCAAGAGCAAAAGGCAACCTATTCCAGCATCAGGGCCGCCATTAACGACCCGAAAAGTGATATCCGGGCGTATTTGACGGGCGATGTCCTGGATTCGCTGACCATGCTGATGAACCGTGCCAAGGCTAATCCGAAGGCTACACTGAAGATGGCCCTCTATGAATTGGACGACGATGAGCTCATTCAAAGCATATTGGCTAATAAAAGCAAGGTCGAGATTGTGCTTTCTAACACCTCGTTGAACAAGACCAAAGGGTGGGATGCCGAAAATGCCCCCGCGCGCGAGAAATTAAAAACATCAGGAGTAAAAATATATGACCGAATGTTCAACAACAACGGTCATATCGGCCACAATAAATTCGTCGTTTATCTGGAAAATGGTAAACCGCTCTCGGTACTAACCGGAAGCACCAACTGGACACCTAACGGGTTATGTGCGCAAAGCAATAATGCAGTTGTCGTTGACTCCCCTGAGCTGGCGAAGCATTACAACGATTATTTCGAGCGATTGAAGAAGGATAATGCAGGCTTCACGGTGCCGGATCCACTTTCCGTGGGCACCAATAATGTTCAGGGCGCCGCATTCCGATCGTCGAATATGCCTCCTACTGCGCCTGTTGTCCTCGCCGATGGAACACAACTAACGGTTTGGTTTTCGCCGAATACAGTTGAAAAGGCGCCCGTGAAGACGAAGACGCCGCCGGATCTCGCCCAGGTCTACTCACTCATGCGCAAAGCAGAGAAGGCCATTTTCTTTGCCGTATTCTTACCCGGCTTATCGAACGACACCAGCAGTGACGTTATGACAAATATCATCACCGAAGCAATTTCCATTGGGCAAAAAGACAGTTCACTTCTTGTGTATGGGTCTATTAGCAGCCCGATGGCGATGCCCAACTACGAACAAGGCAAGCCAACAGCACCCATATTTGAGCAGGGACATTTGCATGTCGTACAGGCCGTGGCCATTACGCAAAATGATATTATTGGTGACTTTGAGGCAGAGCTGCTAAGTGCCGGCCAGGCCATCATTCATGATAAAATCGTCGTCATTGATCCTTTCTCCGAAAACGCCATCGCAGTCTTTGGCAGTCACAATGCCGGTTTCAAAGCTTCGTACGGTAACGATGAGAATCTTATCATCGTCCAGAACAATCCGGCCCTGGTGCAGGCTTATGCAGTTCACGTGCTGGATATTTATGAACACTATCATACCCGGGCTGTCTTACAGGAGCAACAGGCATCAGGCAAACAGCCATGGGACGGTTATTTGTCAACTGAAGACAGCTGGCTAAGTTATAGTCTCAGCCACAAAACGGATCTGTCTGATTACATGTGTGGAAAGCCGATAGCCGCCACTACACCGGTTTCCACGCCGGTTAAAGCGACTCCTCAAATAAAAGCAGTGAAAAAAAGGGCAGTGAAATCAGCAACAAAAAAGCGATCCGCCCCAGCTGGTAAAAAGAAGATCGCCAGGAAAAGGGCAGCTAAAAATGCCGTAGCAAAGAAGGTTGTAACAAAGAAGGCTGTTAAGAAAAAGAGCGTGAAAAAGGTAGCACGCAAGATAAAATCCAGGAAAAAATAA
- a CDS encoding MBOAT family O-acyltransferase, which yields MLFNSVEFLLFLPLVFTLYWFAFSRSLHWQNVLMLVASYFFYGWWSWKFMVLLAISTLLDFLYGFGVASTNRKKARFFLWLSVVNNLGILAVFKYYNFFAIQFQQGLALLGLHPHVVLLKVAIPIGISFYTFHGMSYVFDIYREKQKPVRNFIDYAVFVSFFPLLVAGPIERASHLLPQIRKRRFFNYQQAADGCRLILWGLFKKVVIADSLAIIVDKIFTHYHDQHAISLLAGAIAFSFQIYGDFSGYTDIALGTAKLFGFELLTNFRFPYFSRDIAEFWRRWHISLSSWFRDYLYIPLGGSKQGKLKAVRNTFIIFLVSGFWHGASWKYIVWGGIHACGFLPLLLLNRNRRYPSDVVARESSLPSVKELSQMMITFAFVTFAWVFFRAADMKEAIGYVTCSVTNFKQPKDWLLCLSVCCYVIPLIACDWWLRRDERSLRVPQRIKPIVYIVLALLVFFFFGKQTNFIYFQF from the coding sequence GTGTTATTTAATTCGGTTGAATTCTTATTGTTCCTACCCCTTGTTTTTACCCTTTACTGGTTTGCTTTCAGCAGGTCGCTGCACTGGCAGAATGTTTTGATGCTGGTAGCCAGTTATTTCTTTTATGGCTGGTGGAGCTGGAAATTCATGGTGCTGTTGGCAATCAGTACTTTACTCGATTTTTTATATGGGTTCGGCGTGGCTTCTACCAACCGGAAAAAAGCCAGGTTTTTTTTATGGCTGAGCGTGGTGAATAACCTGGGCATCCTGGCCGTATTCAAATACTATAATTTTTTTGCCATACAATTTCAGCAGGGGCTGGCCTTATTAGGGTTACATCCACATGTGGTGTTGTTGAAGGTGGCCATTCCCATCGGCATTTCATTTTACACCTTTCACGGCATGTCGTATGTGTTCGATATTTACCGGGAGAAACAAAAGCCGGTTAGAAATTTTATTGATTATGCCGTCTTTGTTTCATTCTTCCCGCTGCTGGTAGCCGGTCCTATTGAAAGGGCCAGTCACCTGTTGCCGCAGATCAGGAAAAGAAGGTTTTTTAATTATCAGCAGGCTGCGGATGGGTGCAGGCTGATCCTGTGGGGGCTGTTTAAAAAAGTAGTGATTGCTGATAGCCTGGCGATCATTGTAGATAAAATCTTTACTCATTATCACGATCAGCATGCTATTTCACTTCTTGCAGGTGCCATTGCTTTCTCCTTTCAGATCTATGGCGACTTCAGCGGTTATACAGACATTGCATTAGGTACTGCAAAGTTGTTCGGGTTTGAATTGCTGACCAATTTCAGGTTCCCCTATTTTTCGCGCGATATCGCCGAGTTCTGGCGCCGCTGGCATATTTCCCTGTCATCGTGGTTCAGGGATTATTTATACATTCCACTGGGCGGTTCCAAACAGGGAAAATTAAAAGCGGTGAGAAATACCTTTATCATTTTCCTGGTAAGCGGTTTCTGGCATGGGGCCAGCTGGAAATACATTGTGTGGGGAGGTATTCACGCTTGTGGGTTTTTACCCTTGCTGCTGTTAAACCGGAACCGGAGATATCCTTCGGATGTGGTTGCCCGGGAAAGCAGCTTGCCTTCGGTAAAAGAGTTATCGCAAATGATGATCACCTTTGCTTTTGTAACATTTGCCTGGGTGTTTTTTCGCGCTGCCGATATGAAGGAAGCCATCGGGTATGTGACCTGTTCCGTTACCAATTTTAAGCAGCCAAAAGATTGGTTGCTATGTTTGAGCGTATGCTGTTATGTTATTCCATTAATTGCCTGCGACTGGTGGTTGCGACGGGACGAGCGCAGCTTACGGGTACCTCAGCGAATAAAGCCGATAGTATACATTGTACTGGCGTTGCTGGTGTTCTTCTTCTTTGGGAAGCAAACAAACTTTATTTATTTTCAGTTTTAG
- a CDS encoding nuclear transport factor 2 family protein, which yields MKTAKDLLLGYLGNINNADEAIKLFADDATLELPYLNSLGLPWQWHGRDVLYKFLQNLPKTFPDFKFQDIKIHIDTPDQVFGEYSIQCTVASTGRPYHQTYMGRLVAENGQIKLLREALDLAQVAKSMFPNGIADLQGK from the coding sequence ATGAAAACCGCCAAAGACTTATTACTGGGATACCTTGGAAATATCAACAACGCCGATGAGGCTATCAAACTTTTTGCAGATGACGCCACCCTCGAATTGCCTTACCTGAACAGCCTGGGTTTGCCCTGGCAGTGGCATGGCAGGGATGTGCTATATAAATTTTTGCAGAACTTACCCAAAACCTTCCCTGATTTTAAATTCCAGGATATAAAAATACATATCGATACGCCCGACCAGGTATTTGGCGAATACAGCATACAATGTACCGTTGCCTCAACCGGCAGGCCCTATCACCAAACCTATATGGGCAGGCTGGTGGCTGAAAACGGACAAATCAAACTCCTGCGGGAGGCCCTCGATCTGGCACAGGTGGCCAAAAGTATGTTTCCCAATGGCATTGCTGACCTGCAAGGCAAGTAA
- a CDS encoding DUF255 domain-containing protein: MQAKAKAENKYIFMDCFTTRCGSCRYMRTTIFPQAEMGSFFNDKFVSIEVQLDSTSKDNEQVKSWYADAHAQQKAVNASPENERPGYQSTLDKMKKGEKTWN; this comes from the coding sequence ATTCAGGCTAAAGCAAAAGCTGAGAACAAATACATTTTCATGGATTGTTTTACCACCAGGTGCGGTTCCTGCCGATATATGCGCACCACCATTTTTCCCCAGGCGGAAATGGGCAGCTTTTTCAATGACAAATTTGTAAGCATTGAAGTACAATTGGATTCTACATCCAAAGACAATGAACAGGTAAAAAGCTGGTATGCCGATGCGCATGCTCAGCAGAAAGCCGTTAACGCCAGCCCCGAAAATGAACGGCCCGGGTACCAGTCAACGCTCGACAAAATGAAGAAGGGGGAAAAGACCTGGAATTAG
- a CDS encoding helix-turn-helix domain-containing protein, producing MKNAEETPHRYNSLSETLQAMGLPKPVHPLITLIDGISNKITIRGSNVSRLTTLYKISYTTKTKGKMQYGQGYYDFDEGGLLFAAPNQLIGGKTDDIVMSGYTLLVHPDFLWNYPLAKKIRQYGFFSYSANETLHLSDVERNIIISIFKNIQLELEGRIDDFSQDVIISQIELLLTYSNRFYKRQFTTRKAVNTQLLEKLEAVFEQYFKEELPLQKGLPTVTYLAESLNMSPSYLSDMLRSLIGQNATQFIHARLIEYAKEQLSGTGLSVNEIAYSLGFEHAQSFSKLFKSKTKLTPLEFRRSFN from the coding sequence ATGAAAAACGCAGAAGAGACGCCCCATCGCTATAATTCTTTGTCTGAAACATTGCAGGCGATGGGGCTCCCCAAGCCAGTGCATCCGCTTATCACCCTCATTGATGGGATCAGCAACAAGATTACCATCCGGGGATCCAACGTTTCACGCCTGACTACCTTGTATAAAATTTCTTATACTACCAAAACGAAGGGCAAGATGCAGTATGGACAGGGTTATTATGACTTCGATGAAGGAGGTCTCCTATTTGCTGCTCCCAATCAACTGATCGGCGGAAAAACGGATGATATAGTTATGTCAGGATATACGCTACTCGTACATCCTGATTTCCTATGGAACTATCCGCTGGCCAAAAAGATCAGGCAATATGGCTTCTTCTCTTACTCAGCCAATGAAACACTACATCTATCGGACGTAGAGCGAAACATTATTATATCCATATTTAAGAACATTCAACTGGAACTGGAAGGGAGAATTGATGATTTCAGCCAGGATGTAATTATTTCTCAGATCGAGTTGCTTTTAACTTACAGTAACCGCTTTTATAAACGACAGTTTACTACCCGAAAAGCGGTCAACACACAATTGCTGGAAAAACTGGAAGCCGTGTTTGAACAATACTTTAAAGAAGAGTTGCCCTTGCAGAAGGGGCTTCCTACGGTCACCTACCTCGCCGAATCTTTAAACATGTCGCCAAGCTACCTGAGCGACATGCTTCGTTCCCTTATAGGACAAAATGCTACACAGTTCATCCATGCCAGGCTTATCGAATACGCAAAAGAACAACTTTCTGGCACCGGCCTGTCCGTTAACGAGATCGCTTATTCGCTCGGATTTGAACACGCACAGTCCTTCAGCAAATTGTTCAAGAGCAAAACCAAACTGACTCCACTGGAATTCAGGCGCTCGTTTAACTGA